A portion of the Bubalus kerabau isolate K-KA32 ecotype Philippines breed swamp buffalo chromosome 1, PCC_UOA_SB_1v2, whole genome shotgun sequence genome contains these proteins:
- the LOC129623061 gene encoding zinc finger protein 354A isoform X5 — MCSVASCGWNPGTTLPWLCGLGSDFWRLHPSSRETAQKEDMAAEQREARSQVSVTFEDVAVLFTRDEWRKLAPSQRNLYQDVMLENYSNLVSLGLPFSKPEVISLLQQGEDPWKVEKESPGDSSLGLKFLIFQLRVI, encoded by the exons ATGTGCTCTGTGGCCAGCTGTGGTTGGAATCCTGGTACCACCCTCCCTTGGCTGTGTGGACTGGG aTCTGACTTCTGGAGACTTCACCCATCCTCGAGGGAAACTGCTCAGAAAGAGGATATGGCTGCCGAACAGAGGGAAGCAAGGTCTCAG GTGTCAGTGACGTTCGAAGATGTGGCTGTGCTCTTTACACGGGATGAGTGGAGAAAGCTGGCTCCTTCTCAGAGAAACCTGTACCaagatgtgatgctggagaactaCAGTAACCTTGTCTCATTGG GACTCCCATTTTCCAAACCTGAAGTGATCTCCCTGTTGCAGCAaggagaagatccctggaaggtAGAGAAAGAAAGCCCTGGAGATTCCTCTCTAG